In a single window of the uncultured Pseudodesulfovibrio sp. genome:
- a CDS encoding radical SAM protein: protein MTRKCNFRCEYCYFPHDNSPVTETLDAVRIKDFLDATGQTWKVGLTGGEPFIYPGIIDICETLTQTHIIGIDTNLSVSSKVREFAQRIDPARVHNLYVALHIEERERVKGVDAFIQNARLLLDKGFEIIVNYVVHPTLEERFHRDVAFFAEHGITITPRPFRGTFDGRRYPEAYGDRAQAIFADHPEQGKKVAFNFEGLPCSAGRTLLRMEPDGTIFRCPGDKTVLGNVMDEVTLYEGCPPCTKKRCPCRGLDHVQLSDAQTALVEGVQFAVVAENNASLTAFERAMAASPGHPCGENNLGVLAWRRGDKDAAVHSFERALKARPENPLYAANLDGARNEAPDFDPGICLDVNADAVSR, encoded by the coding sequence ATGACGCGGAAGTGTAATTTCCGCTGTGAATACTGCTATTTTCCGCACGACAACAGTCCGGTCACCGAGACCCTGGACGCGGTCCGCATCAAGGATTTCCTCGACGCAACCGGACAGACCTGGAAGGTCGGCCTGACCGGCGGCGAGCCGTTCATTTATCCCGGCATCATCGACATCTGCGAAACCCTGACGCAGACCCACATCATCGGCATCGACACCAATCTGTCCGTGTCGTCCAAGGTCCGCGAGTTCGCGCAGCGCATCGACCCGGCCCGGGTCCACAACCTGTACGTTGCCCTGCACATCGAGGAGCGCGAACGGGTAAAGGGCGTGGACGCCTTCATCCAGAACGCCCGTCTGCTCCTGGACAAGGGGTTCGAGATCATCGTCAACTATGTGGTGCACCCCACCCTGGAAGAGCGCTTCCACAGGGACGTCGCCTTTTTCGCCGAACACGGCATCACCATCACGCCGCGTCCGTTCCGGGGAACCTTCGACGGACGGCGCTATCCCGAAGCGTATGGCGACCGGGCCCAGGCCATCTTCGCCGACCACCCGGAACAGGGCAAAAAGGTGGCCTTCAACTTCGAGGGGCTGCCCTGCTCTGCGGGCCGCACCCTGCTGCGCATGGAACCGGACGGGACGATCTTCCGCTGTCCGGGCGACAAGACCGTGCTCGGCAACGTCATGGACGAGGTCACGCTCTATGAGGGCTGCCCGCCGTGCACCAAAAAACGCTGCCCCTGCCGTGGGTTGGACCATGTGCAGTTGAGCGACGCCCAAACCGCCCTGGTGGAGGGCGTCCAGTTCGCGGTGGTGGCCGAAAACAACGCCTCACTGACGGCCTTCGAGCGTGCCATGGCCGCCTCTCCCGGACACCCGTGCGGCGAGAACAACCTGGGTGTGCTGGCCTGGCGGCGCGGCGACAAGGACGCGGCCGTGCACAGTTTCGAACGCGCCCTGAAGGCGAGGCCGGAAAACCCGCTCTATGCCGCCAACCTGGACGGCGCCCGGAACGAAGCCCCTGATTTCGACCCAGGGATCTGCCTGGACGTCAACGCGGACGCCGTTTCCCGGTAA
- a CDS encoding glycosyltransferase, whose amino-acid sequence MESKAYNILMYSHDTYGLGHIRRTMAIARNLVGPEVNILIVTGSPIVGRYTMPRGIDFVRIPGMIKKTNVVYVPHSIKVDPKIAISIRTKIISATAKSFKPDLLIVDKVPTGLKGEVLPTLKWMRKHLPCSRVVLGLRDILDDAESTRADWKRKKFPEVLRDLYSEIWVYGTKSMYDPITEYAFPEDIAEKTVFTGYIPRFIPRARKAKRKHKQVMVTIGGGGDGYTVLDTYLKMLETNGTVDFKTLMITGPFLSPERLDELADRARALKVQIKPFVRNMEKRMAKSDLVVSMGGYNTMCEILSLKKPALIIPRDNPRQEQLIRAQVFKGEGLCDYIRWGDVSPETMREKINALLDDPTPYTSALNTFAMTGLKVMRERLQYFRENC is encoded by the coding sequence ATGGAATCTAAAGCCTACAACATCCTGATGTACTCCCATGACACCTATGGTCTGGGACACATCCGCCGTACCATGGCCATCGCCAGAAACCTGGTGGGCCCCGAGGTGAACATCCTCATCGTCACCGGTTCGCCCATCGTCGGCCGGTACACCATGCCGCGCGGCATCGATTTCGTGCGCATCCCCGGCATGATCAAGAAGACCAACGTGGTCTACGTGCCCCACTCCATCAAGGTCGATCCCAAGATCGCCATCTCGATCCGGACCAAGATCATCTCGGCCACGGCCAAGAGCTTCAAGCCCGACCTGCTCATCGTGGACAAGGTCCCGACCGGGCTCAAGGGCGAGGTCCTGCCCACCCTCAAGTGGATGCGCAAGCACCTGCCCTGCTCCCGCGTGGTGCTGGGCCTGCGCGACATCCTGGACGACGCCGAGTCCACCCGCGCCGACTGGAAGCGCAAGAAATTTCCCGAGGTCCTGCGCGACCTCTACTCCGAGATCTGGGTGTACGGGACCAAGTCCATGTACGACCCGATCACCGAGTACGCCTTCCCGGAAGACATCGCGGAAAAGACCGTGTTCACCGGCTACATCCCGCGTTTCATTCCGCGCGCCCGAAAGGCCAAGCGCAAGCACAAGCAGGTCATGGTCACCATCGGCGGCGGCGGCGACGGATACACCGTGCTCGACACCTACCTCAAGATGCTCGAGACCAACGGGACAGTGGATTTCAAGACCCTGATGATCACCGGACCGTTCCTTTCCCCGGAGCGGCTCGACGAACTGGCCGACCGCGCCCGCGCGCTCAAGGTCCAGATCAAACCGTTCGTGCGCAACATGGAAAAACGGATGGCCAAGTCCGATCTCGTGGTCTCCATGGGCGGCTACAACACCATGTGCGAGATTCTCTCCCTGAAAAAGCCCGCCCTGATCATCCCCCGCGACAACCCGCGCCAGGAACAGCTCATCCGCGCGCAGGTGTTCAAGGGCGAAGGGCTGTGCGACTACATCCGCTGGGGCGATGTCTCGCCCGAGACCATGCGGGAGAAAATCAACGCCCTGCTCGACGACCCCACCCCCTACACCTCGGCCCTGAACACCTTTGCCATGACCGGGCTCAAGGTCATGCGCGAACGGCTGCAATACTTCCGCGAGAACTGCTGA